One region of Blattabacterium cuenoti genomic DNA includes:
- the gcvH gene encoding glycine cleavage system protein GcvH translates to MNPKNLRYSKNHEWIGVPNEKNQAYVGITHFAQNELGDIVYLDVEDSIIGKKVKSENSFGTIEAVKTVSDLFMPVSGCILEINKKLLSQPELINKSYYSEGWIIRIEIIDFKEYDQLMSFTEYKKYIQESN, encoded by the coding sequence ATGAATCCGAAAAATTTAAGATATAGTAAAAATCATGAATGGATAGGGGTCCCCAATGAAAAAAATCAAGCTTATGTAGGGATTACTCATTTTGCTCAGAATGAGTTAGGAGATATCGTTTATTTAGATGTAGAAGATTCCATAATAGGAAAAAAAGTGAAATCAGAGAATTCGTTTGGAACAATAGAAGCGGTAAAAACTGTTTCAGATTTGTTCATGCCTGTTTCAGGTTGTATTCTTGAAATTAATAAAAAATTATTATCCCAACCAGAATTAATTAATAAAAGTTATTATAGTGAAGGATGGATAATCCGAATTGAAATTATAGATTTTAAAGAGTATGATCAATTAATGTCTTTTACAGAATACAAAAAATACATACAGGAATCCAACTAA
- the trpC gene encoding indole-3-glycerol phosphate synthase TrpC: MNILEKIVYVKQKEVYKNKIVCPVKKLENSSFFERKTLSLVKNIKTSHTGIIAEFKCKSPSKGIINNTESVEKVVKDYESAGVCGISILTEKHFFSGKNENLKKSRPIVSVPILRKDFIIDEYQIIESKSIGADVILLIAGILSKNQISDFSKLAKSIDLEVIIEIHNEFEIEKITESSDIIGINSRSLKTFIVDYNNCLKLSSKIPNNYIKIAESGIDDVNHIFKLRKQGFKGFLIGEYFMRKKDPGKICKYFIESLSKRLNQKD; encoded by the coding sequence ATGAATATTCTTGAAAAAATTGTGTATGTAAAACAAAAAGAGGTTTACAAGAATAAAATTGTATGTCCTGTAAAAAAATTAGAAAATAGTTCCTTTTTTGAAAGGAAAACTCTTTCTTTAGTAAAGAATATAAAAACTAGCCATACTGGTATCATTGCAGAATTTAAATGCAAATCTCCATCTAAAGGTATTATTAATAATACGGAATCAGTAGAAAAAGTGGTAAAAGATTATGAATCAGCAGGAGTTTGTGGAATATCTATACTCACAGAAAAACATTTTTTTTCTGGTAAAAACGAAAATTTAAAAAAATCACGTCCCATAGTTTCTGTTCCTATATTACGAAAAGATTTTATTATTGATGAATATCAAATTATAGAATCTAAATCCATAGGAGCTGATGTCATTTTATTGATAGCCGGAATTCTTTCTAAAAATCAAATATCAGACTTTTCTAAACTTGCAAAAAGTATTGATTTAGAAGTTATTATTGAAATTCATAATGAATTTGAAATAGAGAAAATAACAGAAAGTTCTGACATTATAGGAATTAACAGTCGAAGTTTGAAAACTTTTATTGTAGATTATAATAATTGTTTAAAATTATCTTCAAAAATTCCTAATAATTATATAAAAATTGCAGAAAGTGGAATTGATGATGTGAATCACATATTCAAATTAAGAAAACAAGGATTTAAAGGTTTTCTAATTGGAGAATATTTTATGAGAAAAAAAGATCCTGGAAAAATCTGTAAATATTTTATAGAGTCTTTGTCAAAGAGACTTAATCAAAAAGACTAA
- the trpA gene encoding tryptophan synthase subunit alpha — translation MNKIHNLFIKKKKDILCIYFTAGFPCINSTVEIIKILQNLSVDLIEIGIPYSDPLADGMMIQKSNQISLNNGMNISLLFDQIEKFKEKITIPIVLMGYYNQFYKFGKDKFLKRCKKSGISGLILPDLPVDIFLHKYQNIFEKYSLSMIFLITPKTDSDRIYMLSKISDGFLYIVSSISTTGSVNPFGKKQISFFERIKKLSINIPRLIGFGVKDKKTFDLSCQYANGGIIGSSFIQSLDKNKLEESIKKYIKSIR, via the coding sequence ATGAATAAAATACATAATTTATTTATAAAAAAGAAAAAAGATATATTATGCATTTATTTTACAGCAGGATTTCCTTGTATAAATAGTACAGTAGAAATTATAAAAATTTTGCAAAATCTTTCTGTAGATTTAATTGAAATAGGAATTCCATATTCTGATCCTTTAGCAGATGGAATGATGATCCAAAAAAGTAATCAAATTTCGTTAAATAATGGAATGAACATCTCTTTATTATTTGATCAAATAGAAAAATTTAAAGAAAAAATAACAATTCCTATTGTTCTTATGGGATATTATAATCAATTCTATAAATTTGGAAAAGATAAATTTTTGAAAAGATGCAAGAAATCAGGTATTTCTGGATTAATTTTACCGGATCTTCCAGTTGATATTTTTTTGCATAAATATCAAAATATATTTGAAAAATATTCGTTATCTATGATATTTTTAATTACTCCAAAAACTGATTCGGATAGAATATACATGTTAAGTAAAATCAGTGATGGATTTTTATATATAGTTTCTTCTATTTCTACTACAGGAAGTGTTAATCCTTTTGGAAAAAAACAAATATCTTTTTTTGAACGTATTAAAAAATTATCTATAAATATTCCAAGATTGATTGGTTTTGGTGTAAAAGATAAAAAGACTTTTGATTTGTCATGTCAATATGCTAATGGTGGAATCATTGGAAGTTCTTTTATTCAATCATTGGATAAAAATAAATTGGAAGAAAGCATAAAAAAATATATAAAATCTATTAGATAG
- a CDS encoding glycoside hydrolase family 73 protein — MKKFFYFALFFLMSSFSFPQGKGDRKEYVYVIEYIKKYAVFAMEEMEKFGIPASIKLGQGILESSSGNSSLSKATNNHFGIKCGKNWMGNVYYHDDDVPKECFRKYDSVQESFHDHSKFLQQPRYYKLFLLKKDDYQAWATELKKAGYATSLNYANLLIDQIEKYSLWKFDQNTSSSIEKRINQYLNYMMKKNQNEDSFFKRFSKKLRFFIKFFLTKKN; from the coding sequence ATGAAAAAATTTTTTTATTTTGCATTATTCTTTTTAATGTCATCCTTTTCTTTTCCACAAGGGAAAGGGGATAGAAAAGAATATGTATATGTAATTGAATATATTAAAAAATATGCTGTTTTTGCTATGGAAGAAATGGAAAAATTTGGAATTCCAGCTAGTATTAAATTGGGTCAAGGTATTTTAGAATCTTCTAGTGGAAACAGTTCTTTATCTAAAGCTACAAATAATCATTTTGGAATTAAATGTGGAAAAAATTGGATGGGAAATGTTTATTATCATGATGATGATGTTCCAAAAGAATGTTTTCGTAAATATGACTCTGTTCAAGAATCTTTTCATGATCACTCTAAATTTTTACAACAACCACGTTATTATAAATTATTTCTTCTTAAAAAAGATGATTACCAAGCTTGGGCTACAGAACTAAAAAAAGCTGGGTATGCTACATCCTTAAATTATGCAAATCTGCTTATTGATCAAATAGAAAAATATTCTTTGTGGAAGTTTGATCAAAATACTTCTTCTAGTATAGAAAAAAGAATCAACCAATATTTGAATTATATGATGAAAAAAAATCAGAATGAAGATTCTTTTTTCAAGAGATTTAGCAAAAAATTACGTTTTTTTATAAAATTTTTTTTGACTAAAAAAAATTGA
- a CDS encoding anthranilate synthase component II, translating into MNKILILDNYDSFTYNLVHAVKKLTKNPIQVSRNNEIQLSDVEKYNKIILSPGPGIPDEAHILKPLIKTFSSTKSIFGVCLGQQAIGEVFGATLLNTSEVYHGISSLIKIVDPQEILFQQLPKKIKVGRYHSWIISPHNFPEELKITAIGDKGEIMALRHKFYDVRGVQFHPESILTPYGEKIIYNWLNLN; encoded by the coding sequence ATGAACAAAATACTAATTTTGGATAATTATGATTCTTTTACTTATAATCTTGTTCATGCTGTAAAAAAATTAACAAAAAATCCTATACAAGTATCTAGAAACAATGAAATTCAACTATCGGATGTTGAGAAATATAATAAAATCATTCTTTCTCCAGGACCTGGAATCCCTGATGAAGCGCATATTTTAAAACCTTTAATAAAAACTTTTTCTTCTACTAAAAGTATTTTTGGGGTTTGTTTAGGTCAACAAGCGATAGGAGAAGTGTTTGGAGCTACTCTTTTAAATACAAGCGAGGTTTATCATGGAATATCTAGTTTGATTAAAATTGTAGATCCACAAGAAATTTTGTTTCAACAATTACCAAAAAAGATCAAAGTTGGACGTTATCACTCATGGATTATATCTCCACATAATTTTCCTGAAGAACTTAAAATTACAGCTATTGGAGATAAAGGTGAAATTATGGCTTTACGCCATAAATTTTATGATGTACGTGGAGTACAGTTTCATCCAGAATCTATTTTAACACCGTATGGTGAAAAAATAATATATAATTGGTTGAATTTAAATTAA
- a CDS encoding putative porin has product MEKKTIEMQHINEKKTKTEDVKFYSPTYQDYKFWTEEKNIKKTFLEKSFSIKKYYSHNFFKNDNIGYFLNNGIDLFIFNRNGNEKLIQENFNASMPKKMLFFKDPFFYREKIKYFDVKTPITEIFYISLIQKISFFQEKERSFFLKTYMEYEKYSQDHLFHYPYNKFYILRNFEKKINHFYLRNGLFLIFNQKKINIKVGSIFDRIHYQLFNNNNYKNKDINSLSIQTEISYPINNIFEFNSNGKWIIENNNKSYVKANIMLNTFLFSKYRFLTRFSINENDNGIYNSFIPFHVLRKNQDCYNNEQKDMFFFGRGKEKTMDFSLSSDEDEKHYVSFYISRLSFQDQEKKIKKFLYWKYIQLYGFKIKTIYDIWKFQFNHILLYHKCNSDPLIFSIPNFLSRTTILYKDNYFHKALFIQTGFSFHYFSKFFYQKIYYPFHFQTFSFEKECIPNRIVGGTPFVDYFFNFKIYRTTFYFSIQNIGFYDIYNSHNIFIKTGFLWNLFT; this is encoded by the coding sequence ATGGAAAAAAAAACGATAGAAATGCAACACATAAATGAAAAAAAAACAAAAACAGAAGATGTGAAGTTTTATTCTCCCACTTATCAGGATTACAAATTTTGGACGGAAGAAAAAAATATAAAAAAAACTTTTTTAGAAAAATCTTTTTCCATAAAAAAATATTATTCCCATAATTTTTTTAAAAATGACAATATAGGATATTTTTTAAATAATGGAATAGATTTATTCATTTTTAATAGAAATGGAAATGAAAAATTAATACAAGAAAATTTTAACGCAAGTATGCCTAAAAAAATGCTTTTTTTTAAAGATCCTTTTTTTTATCGTGAAAAAATTAAATATTTTGATGTTAAAACTCCTATTACAGAAATTTTTTATATAAGTCTTATTCAAAAAATTTCTTTTTTTCAAGAAAAAGAAAGATCGTTTTTCCTAAAAACTTATATGGAATACGAAAAATATTCTCAAGATCATTTATTCCATTATCCCTATAATAAATTCTATATTCTTAGAAATTTTGAAAAAAAAATCAATCATTTTTACTTGAGAAATGGTTTATTTTTAATTTTTAATCAAAAAAAAATCAATATAAAGGTAGGATCTATTTTTGACAGAATACATTATCAATTATTTAATAACAATAATTATAAAAATAAAGATATCAACAGTTTGTCTATACAAACTGAAATCAGTTATCCTATTAATAATATCTTTGAATTTAATTCCAACGGAAAATGGATTATAGAAAATAATAATAAGTCTTATGTTAAGGCTAATATTATGTTAAATACATTTTTATTTTCAAAATATAGATTTTTAACTCGATTCAGTATCAATGAAAATGATAATGGTATTTACAACAGTTTTATTCCTTTTCATGTTTTAAGGAAAAACCAAGATTGTTATAATAATGAACAAAAAGATATGTTTTTTTTTGGAAGAGGAAAAGAAAAAACAATGGATTTTTCTTTAAGTTCTGACGAAGATGAAAAACATTATGTTTCTTTTTATATATCTAGATTATCTTTTCAAGATCAAGAAAAAAAAATAAAAAAATTTTTATATTGGAAATATATCCAATTATATGGATTTAAAATTAAAACTATATATGATATATGGAAATTTCAGTTCAATCATATTTTATTATATCATAAATGTAATTCTGATCCATTAATTTTTTCTATTCCAAATTTTTTATCGAGAACTACAATCCTTTATAAGGATAATTATTTTCATAAAGCTTTATTTATACAAACAGGTTTTTCTTTTCATTATTTTAGTAAGTTTTTTTATCAAAAAATTTATTATCCTTTTCATTTTCAAACTTTTTCTTTCGAAAAAGAGTGTATTCCTAATAGAATTGTTGGGGGGACTCCTTTTGTGGATTACTTTTTCAATTTTAAAATATATAGGACTACATTTTATTTCAGTATACAAAATATAGGATTTTATGATATTTATAATTCTCATAATATTTTTATTAAAACTGGTTTTTTGTGGAATCTTTTTACTTAA
- the trpB gene encoding tryptophan synthase subunit beta: MKYFVDKNGYYGEFGGSFIPEMLHHNITELQYKYKKFITSYEYQKMYKKLLKNYVGRPTPLFFCKKYSDQYNAKIYLKREDLNHTGSHKINNAIGQALLAKKLGKKKIVAETGAGQHGVATSTVCALMHLKCTIFMGETDMIRQYSNVIRMKSLGAEVIPVSSGNKTLKDAVNEAIRYWINHPESYYLIGSTVGPHPYPQMVADIQSIISEEIKIQLKEVEGTSYPNYVISCIGGGSNAAGSFYFFLENDSVNLVAVEAAGLGITTKKTAASIHCGSKGILHGSMTFLLQDKDGQVLPAHSISPGLDYPGIGPMFANLFVKKRVNFLHSTDEEALKAGYELTRSEGIIPALESAHALAALKKIPFKKEDIVVVTLSGRGDKDINVYEKFFVRLLNHE, from the coding sequence ATGAAATATTTTGTTGATAAAAATGGATATTATGGAGAGTTTGGAGGATCTTTTATCCCTGAAATGTTGCATCATAATATAACAGAACTACAATATAAATATAAAAAATTCATTACAAGTTATGAATATCAAAAAATGTATAAAAAATTGTTAAAAAATTATGTAGGAAGACCGACTCCCTTATTTTTTTGCAAAAAATATTCTGATCAATATAATGCTAAAATTTATCTTAAAAGAGAAGATCTAAATCATACAGGATCCCATAAAATCAACAATGCTATAGGTCAAGCTTTATTAGCTAAGAAATTAGGTAAAAAAAAAATTGTTGCAGAAACGGGGGCAGGTCAACATGGAGTAGCTACGTCTACTGTTTGTGCATTAATGCATTTAAAATGCACTATTTTTATGGGTGAAACAGATATGATCCGTCAATATAGTAATGTTATAAGAATGAAATCTCTTGGAGCTGAAGTCATTCCAGTATCAAGTGGAAATAAAACGTTAAAAGATGCTGTGAATGAAGCTATTCGTTATTGGATCAATCATCCAGAAAGTTATTATTTAATAGGTTCTACTGTGGGTCCTCATCCTTATCCTCAAATGGTTGCAGATATTCAATCTATTATAAGTGAAGAAATTAAAATACAATTAAAAGAAGTAGAAGGGACTTCTTACCCTAATTATGTGATATCTTGTATTGGAGGAGGGAGCAATGCTGCAGGATCTTTTTATTTTTTTTTGGAAAACGATTCTGTTAATCTTGTAGCTGTGGAAGCCGCAGGATTAGGTATTACAACAAAAAAAACAGCTGCGTCTATTCATTGTGGATCTAAAGGAATATTACATGGAAGTATGACATTCCTTTTACAAGACAAAGATGGTCAAGTTTTACCTGCACATTCTATCTCTCCGGGTTTAGACTATCCAGGAATTGGCCCTATGTTTGCCAATCTTTTTGTAAAAAAACGCGTAAATTTTTTACATTCTACAGATGAAGAAGCTTTAAAAGCAGGATATGAATTAACGCGATCAGAAGGAATTATTCCTGCTTTAGAAAGTGCCCATGCATTAGCTGCATTAAAAAAAATACCTTTTAAAAAAGAGGATATAGTAGTTGTGACTTTATCTGGAAGAGGGGATAAAGATATTAATGTTTACGAAAAATTTTTTGTTAGATTATTAAATCATGAATAA
- the trpD gene encoding anthranilate phosphoribosyltransferase, protein MKKILENLFLEKTLTKQEAKNLFIELSEGRINNTQVIAIATIYNMRTPTLEEIIGFKQAMMELSIKINLTEFNAIDIVGTGGDRKNTFNISTLACFIVAGTGEKVIKHGSFNSSSTTGSSNILKGLGYHFTNKEENLKNQLEKVGICYLHAPIFHPILKTISIARKELGVRTIFNTLGPLLNPGNPKNQLLGVNNLELARIYYYMYQNTNNNYAIVHSLDGYDEITLTSDIKCYTPKGERFYSIEELEIGGKKIRVNPDELKGGKNTEENIRIFISVLSGEGTLSQNEVVLTNATFALSLLNQDSFENNYDKAKHSLKSGKAKNILKKLLSL, encoded by the coding sequence ATGAAAAAAATATTAGAAAATCTGTTTTTAGAAAAAACATTAACAAAACAGGAAGCTAAGAATCTTTTTATAGAATTATCAGAAGGGAGAATAAATAATACACAAGTCATAGCTATAGCTACCATATATAATATGAGAACACCCACTTTGGAAGAAATAATAGGTTTTAAACAAGCCATGATGGAACTATCTATAAAAATTAACCTTACAGAATTTAATGCCATTGATATTGTAGGAACAGGTGGAGATAGGAAAAATACTTTTAATATTTCCACTTTAGCATGTTTTATAGTAGCAGGAACAGGAGAAAAAGTAATTAAACATGGAAGTTTTAATTCTTCTTCCACTACTGGATCTTCAAATATATTAAAAGGATTAGGATATCATTTTACTAATAAAGAAGAAAATTTAAAAAATCAATTGGAAAAAGTAGGAATTTGTTATTTACATGCTCCTATATTTCATCCTATATTGAAAACTATATCTATAGCAAGAAAAGAACTAGGAGTTAGAACTATTTTCAATACACTTGGTCCATTGTTAAATCCGGGTAATCCAAAAAATCAATTGTTAGGAGTCAATAATTTGGAATTAGCAAGAATCTATTATTATATGTATCAAAATACAAATAACAATTACGCTATTGTTCATAGTTTAGATGGATACGATGAAATCACACTAACTAGTGATATCAAATGTTATACCCCAAAAGGAGAACGATTCTATTCTATAGAAGAATTAGAAATAGGGGGGAAAAAAATTAGAGTCAATCCAGACGAATTGAAAGGAGGGAAAAATACAGAAGAAAATATTCGTATATTTATTAGTGTTTTATCTGGAGAAGGAACTTTATCTCAAAATGAAGTTGTTTTAACAAATGCTACATTTGCATTAAGTTTGTTAAACCAAGATAGTTTTGAAAACAATTATGATAAAGCCAAGCATTCATTAAAAAGTGGAAAGGCAAAGAATATTCTAAAAAAATTATTGAGCTTATGA
- a CDS encoding YggS family pyridoxal phosphate-dependent enzyme, producing the protein MNQIVENRFFSLKKLIPKDVKILAVSKNQDTSSVEKLYRVGHRDFGENYIQEMVKKYKKLPKDIRWHMIGRIQSNKLKYIIPFIHLIHSIQNIKQINTINKIASKHHKIINCLLQIKICDDKNKSGITCQEASKILENEAFKKMKNVKIIGLMGIASFQELTKVHNEFSYLRKLYDEYQNKYGHYILSMGMSRDYNIAIKYGSTIIRLGTIIFGNRKKTI; encoded by the coding sequence ATGAATCAAATAGTAGAAAATAGATTTTTTAGTTTAAAAAAATTAATTCCAAAAGATGTAAAAATTTTGGCGGTTTCTAAAAACCAAGATACTTCTTCCGTGGAGAAATTATATAGAGTAGGACATAGAGATTTTGGGGAAAATTATATTCAAGAAATGGTAAAAAAATATAAAAAATTACCCAAAGATATTCGTTGGCATATGATTGGTAGAATTCAAAGTAACAAATTAAAATATATAATCCCCTTTATTCATTTAATTCATAGTATTCAAAATATAAAACAAATTAATACAATAAATAAAATAGCATCAAAACATCATAAAATTATAAACTGTCTTTTACAAATAAAAATTTGTGATGATAAAAATAAATCAGGAATTACTTGTCAAGAGGCTTCTAAAATATTGGAAAATGAAGCTTTTAAAAAAATGAAAAATGTAAAAATAATAGGCTTAATGGGAATAGCTTCTTTTCAAGAACTAACAAAAGTTCATAATGAATTTTCATATTTACGTAAATTATATGATGAATATCAAAATAAATATGGACATTATATACTTTCTATGGGTATGAGTAGAGATTATAATATAGCTATAAAATATGGAAGCACAATTATTCGATTAGGTACTATAATTTTTGGAAATCGAAAAAAAACTATCTAA
- the trpF gene encoding phosphoribosylanthranilate isomerase, which yields MCRFRFRYSQYKKKILKTGVFVNELEENILKIKKIKKLDFIQLHGTENPFYCEKLFKKGLKLIKCFRIDNFFSFEKIVDYIPFCTYFLFDSNTIYYGGSGKKFCWKKLHEYTFQVPFFLSGGIGIQDFDEIKNFSHSKMFGIDVNSKFEVFPGKKDNVKLNVFMKKIRKL from the coding sequence ATTTGTAGGTTTAGATTTCGTTATTCCCAATATAAAAAAAAAATATTAAAAACAGGTGTTTTTGTAAACGAATTAGAGGAAAATATACTGAAAATAAAAAAAATAAAAAAACTAGATTTTATTCAATTGCATGGAACAGAAAATCCTTTTTATTGTGAAAAATTATTTAAAAAAGGATTGAAATTAATTAAATGTTTTAGAATAGATAATTTTTTTTCTTTTGAAAAAATTGTAGATTATATTCCTTTCTGTACTTATTTTTTATTTGATAGCAATACAATTTATTATGGGGGTAGCGGAAAAAAATTTTGTTGGAAAAAACTTCATGAATACACTTTTCAAGTTCCATTTTTTTTAAGTGGAGGAATTGGAATACAAGATTTTGATGAAATAAAAAATTTTTCGCATTCAAAAATGTTTGGAATCGATGTGAATAGCAAATTTGAAGTTTTTCCAGGAAAAAAAGATAATGTAAAGTTAAATGTATTTATGAAAAAAATAAGAAAATTATGA
- a CDS encoding anthranilate synthase component I family protein: MFKFNFRTIQKKILADSTTPIELYLKLRDIFPNTLLLESSDYQISKNNSSILCINPISELILDKNVLRISYPNCVHKHIFINNKLDIQILIEDFFQKFESENTIISYSGLYGYISYDSIQYFENIQLNTTIKEIYNLPQIRFGFYRNLIVFHHFHHAIYLIEHQFPDFEEKTYINQLIKLIKKKNFSSFPFQPVGNRYSNVTDIEYKKMVSLGIKACLRGDVFQIVLSRQFQQKFKGDEFNVYRALRFINPSPYLFYFDYGNYKLFGSSPESQLIINNQRAYINPIAGTIRRSGNEDKDKKLSENLAKNPKENAEHVMLVDLARNDLSKNSSNVKVEGFKEIQVFSHVLHMVSKVSGELEENTSMIKVFGDTFPAGTLSGAPKYKAMELIDKIENQHRGVYGGAIGFFGLQNSCINTAIIIRSFVSKNNTLFFQAGAGIVSDSKEEKELEEVNNKLMALFKAIELAKNI, encoded by the coding sequence ATGTTTAAATTTAATTTTAGAACTATTCAGAAAAAAATTTTGGCTGATAGTACTACACCAATAGAATTATATTTAAAACTAAGAGATATTTTTCCTAATACACTATTATTAGAATCTTCTGACTATCAAATTTCAAAAAATAATTCTTCTATTCTTTGTATAAATCCTATTTCTGAACTTATTTTAGATAAAAATGTATTACGAATATCATATCCTAATTGTGTTCACAAACACATTTTTATAAACAACAAATTAGATATTCAAATTTTAATTGAAGATTTTTTTCAAAAATTTGAAAGTGAAAATACCATTATTTCATACTCAGGTTTATATGGATATATATCTTATGATAGTATTCAATATTTTGAAAATATTCAATTGAATACTACAATTAAAGAAATATATAATCTTCCACAAATACGATTTGGTTTTTATAGAAATTTAATAGTCTTTCATCATTTTCATCATGCAATATATTTAATTGAACATCAATTTCCTGATTTTGAAGAAAAAACTTACATAAATCAATTGATAAAATTGATCAAAAAGAAAAATTTTTCATCTTTCCCATTTCAACCTGTTGGAAATCGTTATTCAAATGTAACAGATATAGAGTACAAAAAAATGGTATCTTTAGGAATTAAAGCTTGTCTACGCGGAGATGTTTTTCAAATAGTATTATCTCGTCAATTTCAACAAAAATTTAAAGGAGATGAATTTAATGTATATCGAGCTTTACGATTTATAAATCCTTCTCCATATCTTTTTTATTTTGATTATGGAAATTATAAATTATTTGGTTCTTCTCCAGAATCACAACTCATTATTAATAACCAAAGAGCTTATATTAATCCAATAGCAGGAACAATACGAAGATCAGGAAATGAAGATAAGGATAAAAAATTATCCGAAAATCTTGCAAAGAATCCAAAAGAAAATGCAGAACATGTCATGTTAGTAGATTTAGCAAGAAATGATCTTAGTAAAAACTCTTCTAATGTAAAAGTAGAAGGATTTAAAGAAATACAAGTTTTTTCTCATGTGTTACACATGGTGTCTAAAGTCTCTGGAGAGTTAGAAGAAAATACCTCAATGATAAAAGTGTTCGGAGACACTTTTCCTGCAGGAACACTTTCTGGAGCTCCTAAGTATAAAGCTATGGAACTAATTGACAAAATTGAAAATCAACATAGAGGAGTATATGGAGGTGCAATTGGTTTTTTTGGATTACAAAATTCTTGTATTAATACAGCCATAATTATTCGTTCTTTTGTAAGTAAAAATAATACTCTATTTTTTCAAGCTGGTGCAGGGATTGTTTCTGATTCTAAAGAAGAAAAAGAATTGGAAGAAGTGAACAATAAACTTATGGCCTTATTTAAAGCTATAGAATTAGCTAAAAATATATGA